The sequence AGTATTTTTGATTAACGGCGATGGCAAAAGCGGCGCCGATATCGAAAATATTATTAAATGCAGGGCATATAGCCCGCTATTTTAGGTGATATGATGTTTAAAGACAGGATGGATGCAGGATTAAAACTTGCAGATAAGCTTTTGAAATTTAAAGACGAAGACTGCGTTATAATTGGTATTCCAAGAGGCGGCGCCATCATAGCCAGATGTATTGCAGATAAATTAAAAAAGCCATGGGATATAATAGTTTCAGAGAAAATTGGTGCACCGTTTAACAAAGAGATTGCCATAGGCGCTGTTTGTCAGGACGGTTCTTATATATTGAATAAGAATATCATTAAATATTATGGAATATCCCGTGATTATATAGATAGTGAAACGAAAAAGAAAGTATCTGATGCTGCAAAACGGCTTAAAGACTATAAGGGGAAAACATATTTTCCGGATATAGATGGGAAAACAGTTATACTTTCCGATGATGGGATCGCTACGGGTTATACATTCACTGCGGCTATAAACTCATTGAAAAACCATGGGGCTAAACGCATTATCGGAGCCGTACCTGTAGCTTCCACAGAAGCAATAAATCTTCTTAAAAAGAATATAGAAGGGATAGTATGCGCCGAGGTTTCCGAAGAATTTATGAGCGTTAGAAGCTTTTATGAAAATTTTAAACAGAATACCGACGAGGATATAATCAATCTATTTAAACAGGAAAATATAAAAAGGTTTGTATAAAAGAACCTATGATAAATCATAGGTTCTTTTATACTGTGCTGAAAATTTATTTTGAAGTTCATCTATAGATAAAAGTATACCTTTTGTTATAATATCCGCCATTTTCATTACAAGGCTAAGCCTTGTATTTTGCAGTACAAAATATTCCATATATCCGCATGTATTTACCACACCTGTTATGTTCATATTTCCTATGGAAACTAAATTTTTATTGACACCTGCTCCGGGATAAATGGGACCATTTGATATATTTATGTGGCCGACATTTTCCTCACGGCCAAGGCATGCATCGATCGCAACTATGAAGGGATTTTCATATAATCTTTTTATTTCGGATATCTTTACAGTCAGGTTTTTTGCATGCACCGGATTATCCAGTGTGCCATAAACGGAAATGTTTTCATATGACATATCGGACAGCTTATATCCAATCATGGGTCCGAGGCTGTCTCCTGTAGACCTGTCTGTACCAATACAGAGGAATATAATATTTTTGTATGAATCATCCATATTTGAATATATATAAAACTTAAAAAGTTTATTAAAATTGATTTGTGCAAAATCGTCATTAATATCCACGATAGATTTATTTTGCTTAAACAATATTTATGCTCCACCTTTCAGTAAAAAAAAACATTTATTTAAAAATGCGTTAATATAATTTTTTCCTGAAAAGGAGAGGAGTATACATTATCTTCAAATCGTTAAGCTTCAGAATTCCATATTACGAATAAATAACAAGCTATATTTGTTAAAGTAAAAAATTGATATTGATTTTAAAGATAAACAGGAAAGAATATTTATAGGATCTATAACAGCAATTGGAGATACATTATAACACTTCAACTTTTTTAAGAATTACATAAAACACAACGTAAAAAATTGTGAAAACCATACCGATGAAGCCGTAAGCCTTAATTCCTACAAAGATAGCAATTATGATTGCAAGAGGATGTATACCAAGGGAGTATGATAGGACTTTTGGCTCAAGGATTTGTCTTACGACTGTTATTATGAGGTATGTTATAAGCAGTCCTATGCCCTTTATTATAAGTCCCGTAACGCCGGCCTTAATGTATGCGCCTGCTATAATATAACAGATACCTGTAGGTATTAAAATAAATCCGGGACCTAATATCGGGAGAAGGTCCGCTATTGATGTCATTATTGAAATAAGCAGCGAATATTTTAAACCCAATATGGTTGTTGCAATATATGTTTCAATAAAAGTAATGGATATAAGTATCATGTACGCTTTCAAATATTTAAATATCATGCTGTTGGTATGCATGATGATTTCCTTGATGCGGGAACTGCCTTCCTTTGAAAAAGGTGAAAACAATTTGGATTTAATCTTTTTTAAATCTATAGCAATATATATGGAAGATAAAATAGTAAAAAGGTAAAATAGCAATATTCCCGGCAGGGACTTTATTATATTCAAAAGATATTTGACGATAACCACCGCCGCTGTAAAAGAACCGGAGAAAATTTTGTTTGTCGAGTCTTTTATAGCGTTTAAAATCGAAGGATCTATTGAATGATAATATGATAAAATAGCATCGGCAAAGCTGTATTCTTGATTTTTTAATTTCATAAAATAATCCGATATCAAAGTCGATAAGGATATAAGCTGGTTTACAATGCCAAATATTATTGCGCCTATAATAAAAGATATAATTGCAAATATGATCAATACCGTAAAAACAGCGGTTATTTTCCGGTTTAGTTTAAGCTTTTTCGAAAAGAAATTTATCGGGCGCTGTGCGGCTAAGGCTATAAGCGTTCCGATTACGAAGGGCAGTATGTATGGCGCAAGCAAATACAACAGTATAAAAACAATGCTGTATGATACTGTATATATGGCAATTTTATTAAATTTATTCAGCATCTCTTGATTTATCATTTAAAAACTCCTTAACAAATATAAAATGCTTTTTTTTAATTATTGACTGATTATTTATCATTATATCATTTTATGCTGTCGTTCGAAACAAAATTGGCATAATGTAGTGCATATTTATATGAATATGGTAATATATAACTATAAAGTATATTCAAGGAATAATGCCGGCGGACTTTAAAGCGATGTAAGCGTATCATAATTATTTGAAGAACATTATGGAAGGAGCATTATATTTTAGCGATTGAAATAATATTCTTCAAACATATACATTAAGTGGCCATACAAATTTGCCTTGCAGTGCCGAATTTGTTAAAATAGCAGTAGATTCATATTATGTAAATTTGAATATAATAAACGACCGGGGTGGTTTTATGGGATATGGAGTAAACTGGATGGATATAGCTGCAGCTTTAATATTGATTATTTGCATTTTTGAAGGATTTCACAGGGGATTTATATTAACTGTTTTTGGCATAGCAGGATTTTTTATATCGTTATATGCTGCGAGGGCAATGACATACCCTGTTTTGCAATATATAACCAAAAACACGGGCATATACAAATCGGTATATGGATATATTTCAGGCAAAGGTGCACCGGGAACCAACGCTGTTCAGGTATTTAAAATACTTGGGGCAAAGGGTGAAATAAATGCCTTTATCGCCAATTCCGTTATAATAGCAGCGATCTTTTTTGTATTGTTCGCCATAGTGAGGATAATATTATCCATTATTGCAAGGGCCTTAAATACTGCGGCAAGACTGCCCGTAATAAGGCATTTCAACAAGGCGGGAGGCTTTATTTTAGGAGCAGCGAAGGGCATTTTGATTCTGTATGTCATATTTGCAATACTGACGCTTATAATGCCTTTCCTTCCATCAAACAGCGTTATAGTTACAAGCATAAATAATTCTGCTTTCGCGTCTAATTTCTACAGGTATAATATAATTACGCCATGGCTTATGGGGCAGATCAAGTGAAATAGCAAAGCCCAGATAATGGGTGCATATATATTCTTCGAATAGTGTTGATGTACCCTATGTACTCACAATAATGTCATTGTTGAAGTATGAAATATGTCTGGTATAATAAATATATTGAATTATATTTTCGAAGGCAAAGGCGTCTTCAGCTGAGGGGTTGATTTCGCCTTTTTTGATAAGGAGGAATTAAGTGAATGTACTTTTCAAATGAAGATGTTTTAAAAGCTGCCCATGATGGAGATGTACAGTTTATAAGGCTTCAGATAACGGATATATCAGGCATAATGAAGAATGTCGCTATAACTGTTGAAGAACTTGAAAAAGCATTGAATGGAGATATACTGTTTGACGGATCATCGATAGATGGCAATGTAAGGGTGGAAGAATCCGACATGTACTTAAAACCGGACCCTGAAACATTTGTGGTATATCCATGGAGAACCACATCGGGACTTGATGCAAGGCTTATCTGCGATGTTTATACGGCAGACAAAAAGCCTTTTGAGGGCGACCCGAGGTTTGTATTGAAAAAAGTTTTAAAAGAAGCTTCGGATATGGGCTATACATTGAGAGTGAGTCCCGAATGTGAATTTTTCCTTTTCCATACTGATGAAAAGGGAAGACCGACAACAGAAACTCATGATAATGCAAGTTACTATGACCTTGCACCTGTGGACCTTGGCGAAAATGCAAGAAGGGACATGGTTATTGCGCTGAAACAGATGGGATTTGAAGTCGAAGCATCTCACCACGAGATATCGCCAGGACAGCATGAGATAGATCTGAAAAGCGATGACGCATTGAATGCGGCTGATAAAATAATGACATTTAAGGCAATAGTCAGGATAATAGCCCAGCGCCATGGGCTGCATGCGACTTTTATGCCAAAACCCGTTTCCGATATTGCAGGCTCAGGCCTTCATATAAGCCAGGCTCTTTTCAGGAATGAGAAAAACTCATTTTATGATAGCAGCGATAAAATAGGCCTTTCCAAGGATGCATATTTTTATATGGGTGGTATATTAAAACACTCAAAGGCCATTACCGCCATAACAAATCCAATAGTCAATTCATATAAAAGGCTTATTTCAGGTTATGATGCGCCGTCGTATATAACATGGTCGGCAAGAAATTCAAGTTCACTTATAAAAGTGCCTGCAAAAAGAGGAGAAGATACTGTTCTTGAGCTTAGAAGCCCTGATTCGTCCTGCAACCCTTACCTGGCACTGGCTGTAATATTAAAATCCGGCCTTGATGGAATAAAAAATCATATTTCCCCTCCTGCTTCCATCGATAGGAACGTCTATGAAATGGATGCGTCGGACAGAATTGAAAACAATGTTGAAAGCCTTCCGGATTCCCTTACAAGCGCTCTTTCCTGTTTGGAGCAGGATGAACTTGTGAAGGATACCTTGGGTAAATATATATATTCACGATTTTTGGAGGCTAAGACCATTGAATGGCAGGAGTATATAAAAGTAGTTTCCGAATGGGAAATAAAAAATTATCTAACTAAATTTTAATTTGAGACAGGTGGGGCAATGGATACATTAAGGTTTGCCATAGGTGATGAAGATGAAAATGATTTATTTTTACTAAGGAATATACTCCAATCCAACGGTTACACGATTGCCTGTGAAGAAACTGACGGCCCGGCTCTATTAAGACAGATAAGGATTCTTACTCCTGATTTTGTTATAACAAGTTTTGATATGCCCGGTATAGGCGGCAGCGAGATCGCCAGGATCGTACAGGGGGACAGGATAGCTCCGGTTTTAATAGTTGCGGAGAGCTCCCAGGATATTTTCGCCAGAAACATGGGTAACGAAAGTTTTCCATATATACTGAAGCCCATTTCTGAAATGCATCTTTTAAGCGCAATCGAATATATTTATAACAGTTTTAAAAAACTGTCGGATCTTGAAAGAGAGGTCGCCGAGCTTAAAAAAACGCTGGAGGACAGAAAAACAGTGGATAGAGCGAAGGGCATACTCATGGATAGATATAACATGAAAGAAAAAGATGCATTTAGATATATTCAAAAAAGAAGCATGGACGAATGTAAACCCATTGCGGAGATCGCAAAGAGGATTATCGATAAAATAAAATAGAGGGGGTAGCCCCCTCTATTTTAGCAATTGGCATCAGTGCCAGGAACATCTAATAACACATCTTTAACTACTTTTACTTTTACTGTTATGCAATCTTTTTCCTGCAGGGCTTTAATTAATTTTCTCTGGCATGGATCATACCTAAATGCCGGGTTCTCGCATTTTGCAACACAGTCGTTACGAATGCATCCAAGATGGCTTGGTATTTCGACAGAGTTTACTTCAGAATCAAGAACAACTACCTTAGCTCCTTTTACAGCCTTAGGGACATTTATGCAGAGTGCAAACGGAATTTCAGCAGTTGCGTGTCTGATATTTCCGAATGTAAGCTTTGAAACCATGTTGCAAGATGGGTTGCAGCTTCTTTCCTTTGTTTTATATGGTATATCTTTTAGTATTCTACCGTTTACAAATACTTTTCCTTTTGAAGCTACAAGAACATCAAATACGATTTTCTTTGTAATTATATCTTCCATTATTTCAAATGCGGGCGGACAAAGAGGAATACATATTTCAACAATTGTCTCGGCACTTCCTGTTCCAAGTACTTCCTCAACCTCTATAGTCCTTTTCTTTTTTGCGCTGAAACCATCATCCTCGCATTCCTCACAAGGGTCTAAATCTTCCCTGTCGTCGGAAATATATTCATTGTTCATTTTATAATCTTCATATGACATTTTTTCTCCCCCTTTCGATTCTCCTACTATAAATTATGTAATATATGACACTTTGTTACATGTAAAAAAATTTTTTTGTTAATCTGTTGTAATACCATGTATAATATTCATAAAATATGTATCCTTTTTAAAGCAATTGAATGAGATGTTCTCATAAAGAATGGTATAAAAAGCAAGCCCACGACAGTATTATCTATACTTCATATAAATTATGAGGTGGAGCCAAAAGCAAAAAGGCAACTGCATGACACTAATTTGCATGTAGTTGCCTTTTTATTGCTTATTTCATTGAATTTATTTTCAACACGTTTTGCTCTTCCTGGTGGGGCTCCATCTGTTGGCTATTTCTTTCCTCCTCAATGGCTGCCTTATTCCTTTTTATTGCGCCTGAACGAATTAGGGCAAATTTAGCACAGGCAGGCCCGATTAACTCATACAGCACCGAAGAAGATAATATTATTGTGAGCAACATATTTCCCATAGTTTCAGGCAGAATTCTTTGGCCCAAAAAAGCAAGTCCAATTGCTACACCGGCTTGAGGAATCAAGGCCAATCCTAAGTAATTTCTTACTTCCTTAGTAGTCTTTGCTATAAGGCACCCTAAATAAGCGCCAAGATATTTCCCGGTTATCCGAATAATAAAATACGATATGCCCACTATTCCCAATGTGCCAAATGAGCTTATATCCAAGCTCATGCCCGATACCACAAAGAAAATAGATAAAATAGGGGGAGTAAACCGTTCAACCTGCTTGTATAATTCTTTATCCTTTGTCATGTTGATATATGTAGTACCAAATAACATACAGGAAAGCAACGGGGATACATCTACCGCAGCACACAACCCCGCAATACCTAAAAGAAGTGAAATGGTCAAAATCAGCCGATTATCCTCACTCCGTTTAGGCGTCATGAGTTTCCCCAATATAATGCCGCTTATAAAACCTATCACCAATGCTTCGACATTGTATACCATGGGCATTAAAACATCAGAGGCAGAAACATTCGCCCCGGCGCTGGTGTTAACTACGATGGTTGCCACGCTGAACACTATCAAACATACAGCGTCGTCAAACGCAACTACCTGTAATAATATATTTACAAAATTGCCGCGGGCATGATATTGCCGTATAGTAACCATTGTGCTGGCTGGGGCCGTAGCAGTTGCGATAGCTCCTAACAACAGGCAAAAACTCCAATCTAAGCGAAACAGGAAATACAAAGATAAAGTTACCAAAACTCCTGCAAGTAAGGATTCCAGCAGAGTAACGGTGATGACCCCAAATCCAGTTTCCTGAAAGGCTTCTTTTTTGAAGAAACGGCCTACTCCAAAGGCAATAAACGCCAAAGCAATATCGCTGATAAAGCTCATATTGTCAACCATCTCATGAGGAATTAAATTCAACACATAGGGACCAATTAATACGCCGGCGATAATATATCCGGTCACGTTAGGCAGCTTTAGCAATTTTGTTATACGGGTAAGCAAAAATCCAGCCAGCAAAATTATAGATAAAGATATAAGAATTATTGTAGTATCGTTTAAATGGCTTGCAAGATATCCCATGAACAGATGCCCCCTCTAAAATACAATATTTTCAAATGCGGCTAAAAACACGCACGTTAAAGTCCAATATGATGATGAAACCAAGCAACTAAAAAGATAAAAAAGTTTTAAGTAATTTCGCCCGTCACGAAAGCGAAGCATGTCAAACCCTTCTAACATCACCAGGGCGAGGAACACATTAATAACCGCTTTTAGCCAAAGTAGGTGTATAACATGAATTGCCAAATCTGCCGAAAAGCATAGCGGCAGGCAGAAAGGCATGAGTGCAATATTAGTTAAGAGAACGCCTTTCCATCCTGATTGTTTTTTCCCGAATTTTACAATCCTCATATAGCATGAATCATATTCGGAACAATTTTGCGTTGGCAAGTAAAATTGTTGATTGAAACAACTGGAAGAGCACGGCAGCGGCTTAATAACATTAAAAACAAGAACATGCCATACGAATAGAAGTTTTTGTCTCATTATCCTTGCCGCTTTTCTCAACTTATGTTATCATTATAGTCATAAATTAAATAAAGTAAATTTATAATAATTTAGGTGTATATAAATAATTATTATAATAAGAGGTGGACAAGATGATTGATTCTAAATTATACACCTTATTAGCAGTGGTCGAATTTAACAGTTACACGCGTGCGGCAGAGCATCTTTCTTTGACACAACCGGCTGTAACCCAACACATAAAGCAGTTAGAAAAGGAACTGAATATTAAAATTTTTAACCGTATTGGGAATGAGATAAAGCCTACAAATGAAGGGAATATTGTCATTCAGTATGCCCGAAGAAGCATTGCACTATATCAGAAGATGGAACAAAATATATTAGATGAACAGCACCATGTCAGGAGGCTTACGGTTGGAATAACACACACCGCTGAAAGCAATGCTGTGGCAGAAGTGTTGGGTAAGTACAGTTCTAAACATCCGGGTACAAGTATAACTATAATTTCTGACTCCATAAATAATCTTTATGATATGCTCAAAAATTATGAAGTAGATTTAGCCGTTGTCGAGGGGAAAGTGCAAGACACCAGCATTAATTCACTTCTACTTGACACAGATTCTTTAATGCTGGTCACGTCTAATAATAACCCCTTAGCAAAGAAAAGCATGGTAACCATAAACGAGTTAAAAAAGCAGCCCTTAATTCTTCGCAGACCCTCATCGGGAACCAGGAACCTGTTTACCGCTCACTTGGAAAGTAATAACATGTCGCTTGATGATTTTAATGTTATCTTAGAAGTCGACAATATTGCCACAATTAAAGACCTCATACGGCGGGATATAGGGGTATCTATCCTCGCGCGAAGCGTATGTCTTGATGAATTAAAAAAAGGGGAAATTACAGTATTGCCTATTGAGAATCTCAGTATGATTCGCGAAATAAATATCTTATATCACAGCGATTTTAAGCATGTTGATATTTTGCAAAGCA comes from Clostridiales bacterium and encodes:
- a CDS encoding cation:proton antiporter; translated protein: MGYLASHLNDTTIILISLSIILLAGFLLTRITKLLKLPNVTGYIIAGVLIGPYVLNLIPHEMVDNMSFISDIALAFIAFGVGRFFKKEAFQETGFGVITVTLLESLLAGVLVTLSLYFLFRLDWSFCLLLGAIATATAPASTMVTIRQYHARGNFVNILLQVVAFDDAVCLIVFSVATIVVNTSAGANVSASDVLMPMVYNVEALVIGFISGIILGKLMTPKRSEDNRLILTISLLLGIAGLCAAVDVSPLLSCMLFGTTYINMTKDKELYKQVERFTPPILSIFFVVSGMSLDISSFGTLGIVGISYFIIRITGKYLGAYLGCLIAKTTKEVRNYLGLALIPQAGVAIGLAFLGQRILPETMGNMLLTIILSSSVLYELIGPACAKFALIRSGAIKRNKAAIEEERNSQQMEPHQEEQNVLKINSMK
- the glnA gene encoding type I glutamate--ammonia ligase, which produces MYFSNEDVLKAAHDGDVQFIRLQITDISGIMKNVAITVEELEKALNGDILFDGSSIDGNVRVEESDMYLKPDPETFVVYPWRTTSGLDARLICDVYTADKKPFEGDPRFVLKKVLKEASDMGYTLRVSPECEFFLFHTDEKGRPTTETHDNASYYDLAPVDLGENARRDMVIALKQMGFEVEASHHEISPGQHEIDLKSDDALNAADKIMTFKAIVRIIAQRHGLHATFMPKPVSDIAGSGLHISQALFRNEKNSFYDSSDKIGLSKDAYFYMGGILKHSKAITAITNPIVNSYKRLISGYDAPSYITWSARNSSSLIKVPAKRGEDTVLELRSPDSSCNPYLALAVILKSGLDGIKNHISPPASIDRNVYEMDASDRIENNVESLPDSLTSALSCLEQDELVKDTLGKYIYSRFLEAKTIEWQEYIKVVSEWEIKNYLTKF
- a CDS encoding ANTAR domain-containing protein, which encodes MDTLRFAIGDEDENDLFLLRNILQSNGYTIACEETDGPALLRQIRILTPDFVITSFDMPGIGGSEIARIVQGDRIAPVLIVAESSQDIFARNMGNESFPYILKPISEMHLLSAIEYIYNSFKKLSDLEREVAELKKTLEDRKTVDRAKGILMDRYNMKEKDAFRYIQKRSMDECKPIAEIAKRIIDKIK
- a CDS encoding LysR family transcriptional regulator — protein: MIDSKLYTLLAVVEFNSYTRAAEHLSLTQPAVTQHIKQLEKELNIKIFNRIGNEIKPTNEGNIVIQYARRSIALYQKMEQNILDEQHHVRRLTVGITHTAESNAVAEVLGKYSSKHPGTSITIISDSINNLYDMLKNYEVDLAVVEGKVQDTSINSLLLDTDSLMLVTSNNNPLAKKSMVTINELKKQPLILRRPSSGTRNLFTAHLESNNMSLDDFNVILEVDNIATIKDLIRRDIGVSILARSVCLDELKKGEITVLPIENLSMIREINILYHSDFKHVDILQSIMKEYNKVVKFYAS
- the yyaC gene encoding spore protease YyaC, with amino-acid sequence MFKQNKSIVDINDDFAQINFNKLFKFYIYSNMDDSYKNIIFLCIGTDRSTGDSLGPMIGYKLSDMSYENISVYGTLDNPVHAKNLTVKISEIKRLYENPFIVAIDACLGREENVGHINISNGPIYPGAGVNKNLVSIGNMNITGVVNTCGYMEYFVLQNTRLSLVMKMADIITKGILLSIDELQNKFSAQYKRTYDLS
- the ytvI gene encoding sporulation integral membrane protein YtvI is translated as MINQEMLNKFNKIAIYTVSYSIVFILLYLLAPYILPFVIGTLIALAAQRPINFFSKKLKLNRKITAVFTVLIIFAIISFIIGAIIFGIVNQLISLSTLISDYFMKLKNQEYSFADAILSYYHSIDPSILNAIKDSTNKIFSGSFTAAVVIVKYLLNIIKSLPGILLFYLFTILSSIYIAIDLKKIKSKLFSPFSKEGSSRIKEIIMHTNSMIFKYLKAYMILISITFIETYIATTILGLKYSLLISIMTSIADLLPILGPGFILIPTGICYIIAGAYIKAGVTGLIIKGIGLLITYLIITVVRQILEPKVLSYSLGIHPLAIIIAIFVGIKAYGFIGMVFTIFYVVFYVILKKVEVL
- a CDS encoding CvpA family protein, which encodes MGYGVNWMDIAAALILIICIFEGFHRGFILTVFGIAGFFISLYAARAMTYPVLQYITKNTGIYKSVYGYISGKGAPGTNAVQVFKILGAKGEINAFIANSVIIAAIFFVLFAIVRIILSIIARALNTAARLPVIRHFNKAGGFILGAAKGILILYVIFAILTLIMPFLPSNSVIVTSINNSAFASNFYRYNIITPWLMGQIK
- a CDS encoding phosphoribosyltransferase family protein encodes the protein MMFKDRMDAGLKLADKLLKFKDEDCVIIGIPRGGAIIARCIADKLKKPWDIIVSEKIGAPFNKEIAIGAVCQDGSYILNKNIIKYYGISRDYIDSETKKKVSDAAKRLKDYKGKTYFPDIDGKTVILSDDGIATGYTFTAAINSLKNHGAKRIIGAVPVASTEAINLLKKNIEGIVCAEVSEEFMSVRSFYENFKQNTDEDIINLFKQENIKRFV